A section of the Streptomyces sp. SCL15-4 genome encodes:
- a CDS encoding SDR family oxidoreductase has protein sequence MTELPELSGRVAIVTGASRGIGYGVAEALIARGDRVCVTGRGEEALKEAVERLGAERAIGVAGKAHDLGHQSEVVERTMEAFGRVDFLVNNAGTNPVFGPIADLDLDVARKVFETNVISALGFAQKTWHAWQKDNGGAIVNIASVAGLAASPFIGAYGVSKAAMINLTQQLAHEFAPRVRVNAIAPAVVKTKFAQALYEGREEEAAAAYPLGRLGVPSDIGGAAAFLTSEQSDWITGQTLVVDGGIFLNAGVG, from the coding sequence ATGACTGAACTCCCGGAGCTCTCCGGCAGGGTCGCGATCGTCACCGGCGCCAGCCGCGGCATCGGCTACGGCGTCGCCGAGGCGCTGATCGCCCGCGGTGACCGCGTCTGCGTCACCGGCCGCGGCGAGGAGGCCCTGAAGGAGGCCGTCGAGCGGCTCGGCGCCGAACGGGCCATCGGCGTCGCCGGCAAGGCGCACGACCTCGGCCACCAGAGCGAGGTCGTCGAGCGCACCATGGAGGCCTTCGGCCGGGTCGACTTCCTCGTCAACAACGCGGGCACCAACCCCGTGTTCGGCCCGATCGCGGACCTCGACCTCGACGTCGCCCGCAAGGTCTTCGAGACCAACGTGATCTCCGCCCTCGGCTTCGCCCAGAAGACCTGGCACGCCTGGCAGAAGGACAACGGCGGCGCGATCGTCAACATCGCCTCGGTCGCCGGCCTGGCGGCCTCGCCGTTCATCGGCGCGTACGGCGTGAGCAAGGCCGCGATGATCAACCTGACCCAGCAGCTCGCGCACGAGTTCGCGCCGCGGGTACGGGTCAACGCGATCGCCCCGGCCGTGGTCAAGACCAAGTTCGCCCAGGCCCTGTACGAGGGCCGCGAGGAGGAGGCCGCGGCCGCCTACCCGCTGGGCCGGCTCGGGGTGCCCTCCGACATCGGCGGCGCCGCCGCGTTCCTCACCTCCGAGCAGTCCGACTGGATCACCGGTCAGACGCTCGTCGTGGACGGCGGGATCTTCCTCAACGCCGGCGTCGGCTGA
- a CDS encoding DUF3037 domain-containing protein: MSERHIHMAGHVTERHITRAGQGGDRDVFEYALLRVVPRLERGECVNAGVVVYCRAQGYLGARTHLDEARLRALDPAADVAGVRAALAAVERICEGGEQAGQAAGDDAGRRYRWLVAPRSTIVQPGPVHTGLTADPAAETERLLNLLVR, translated from the coding sequence GTGAGCGAGCGTCACATCCACATGGCCGGCCATGTCACCGAACGGCACATCACCCGTGCGGGGCAGGGCGGCGACCGGGACGTGTTCGAGTACGCGCTGCTGCGTGTCGTGCCCCGGCTGGAGCGCGGGGAGTGCGTCAACGCGGGCGTGGTCGTCTACTGCCGCGCCCAGGGCTACCTCGGTGCCCGCACCCACCTGGACGAGGCCCGGCTGCGCGCGCTGGACCCGGCCGCCGACGTGGCCGGAGTGCGCGCCGCGCTCGCCGCGGTCGAGCGGATCTGCGAAGGCGGCGAACAGGCCGGACAGGCGGCCGGCGACGACGCGGGCCGGCGCTACCGCTGGCTGGTCGCGCCCCGCTCCACCATCGTGCAGCCCGGTCCCGTGCACACCGGGCTGACCGCCGATCCGGCCGCCGAGACGGAGCGCCTGCTCAACCTCCTGGTGAGGTAA
- the fabG gene encoding 3-oxoacyl-ACP reductase FabG — protein MSTNEQRVAVVTGAARGIGAATAVRLAAEGRAVAVIDLDEAACKDTVEKITAAGGKAVAVGADVSDEAQVTAAVARVADELGAPTILVNNAGVLRDNLLFKMSVSDWDTVMNVHLRGSFLMTKAVQQHMVEAGWGRIVNLSSSSALGNRGQVNYSAAKAGLQGFTKTLAIELGKFGITANAVAPGFIATEMTKATADRVKMDFEDFKKAAATQIPVQRVGEPEDIANAIAFFTGEAAGFVSGQVLYVAGGPLN, from the coding sequence ATGTCCACCAACGAACAGCGGGTCGCGGTAGTCACCGGCGCGGCGCGCGGCATCGGTGCCGCCACCGCCGTACGGCTGGCCGCGGAGGGCCGCGCGGTCGCCGTGATCGACCTCGACGAGGCCGCCTGCAAGGACACCGTCGAAAAGATCACCGCCGCCGGCGGCAAGGCCGTCGCGGTCGGCGCGGACGTCTCCGACGAGGCGCAGGTCACGGCAGCCGTCGCCCGCGTCGCAGACGAGCTGGGCGCGCCGACGATCCTCGTCAACAACGCGGGCGTGCTGCGCGACAACCTGCTGTTCAAGATGAGCGTGTCCGACTGGGACACGGTCATGAACGTGCACCTGCGCGGCTCGTTCCTGATGACCAAGGCCGTGCAGCAGCACATGGTCGAGGCCGGCTGGGGCCGGATCGTCAACCTCTCCTCCTCCTCGGCGCTCGGCAACCGCGGCCAGGTCAACTACTCGGCCGCCAAGGCCGGTCTCCAGGGCTTCACCAAGACCCTCGCCATCGAGCTGGGCAAGTTCGGCATCACCGCCAACGCCGTCGCCCCGGGCTTCATCGCCACCGAGATGACCAAGGCCACCGCCGACCGCGTCAAGATGGACTTCGAGGACTTCAAGAAGGCCGCCGCCACCCAGATCCCGGTGCAGCGCGTGGGCGAGCCCGAGGACATCGCCAACGCCATCGCCTTCTTCACCGGCGAGGCGGCCGGCTTCGTCTCCGGCCAGGTGCTGTACGTCGCCGGCGGACCGCTCAACTAA
- a CDS encoding HipA family kinase, with protein MLRTVTATRYITPLREGGSLPGLVEADDLHAYVMKFTGAGQGRKTLVAEVVCGELARRLGFRMPRLVALELDPVLGLGEPEQQVQDLLRGSGGTNLGMDFLSGALGYDPLAFPVSPEEAGRIVWFDALINNVDRSWRNPNLLVHRGELWLIDHGATMIWHHNWPGAQASAARPYDASDHALARFAPDVRAAAADLAPQVTEDLLAEVTAEIPDVWLDGEPGFDSPDDLRRAYTRPLLARAAVIAERITGLGTGAEEGK; from the coding sequence ATGCTGCGAACTGTCACCGCGACCCGCTACATCACGCCGCTGCGTGAGGGCGGGTCGCTGCCGGGGCTGGTGGAGGCCGACGACCTCCACGCCTATGTCATGAAGTTCACCGGGGCGGGACAGGGGCGCAAGACCCTGGTCGCCGAGGTGGTGTGCGGGGAACTCGCCCGGCGGCTCGGGTTCCGCATGCCCCGGCTCGTCGCCCTCGAACTGGACCCGGTCCTCGGGCTCGGCGAGCCCGAGCAGCAGGTGCAGGACCTGCTGCGGGGCAGCGGCGGCACCAACCTCGGCATGGACTTCCTCTCCGGCGCCCTCGGCTACGACCCGCTCGCCTTCCCCGTCAGCCCCGAGGAGGCCGGCCGGATCGTCTGGTTCGACGCGCTGATCAACAACGTCGACCGCTCCTGGCGCAACCCCAACCTCCTGGTGCACCGGGGCGAACTGTGGCTCATCGACCACGGCGCGACCATGATCTGGCACCACAACTGGCCCGGCGCCCAGGCCTCGGCGGCCCGCCCCTACGACGCCTCGGACCACGCCCTCGCCCGCTTCGCCCCGGACGTGCGCGCCGCCGCGGCCGACCTCGCCCCCCAGGTCACCGAGGACCTGCTCGCCGAGGTCACCGCCGAGATCCCGGACGTCTGGCTCGACGGCGAGCCGGGCTTCGACAGCCCGGACGACCTGCGCCGGGCCTACACGCGGCCGCTGCTCGCGCGCGCGGCCGTCATCGCCGAGCGGATCACCGGCCTCGGCACCGGAGCGGAGGAGGGCAAGTGA
- a CDS encoding DMT family transporter: MSTISASSRTRSRTRPESPAPGGARARLDWRLRFGLLSLIWGFSFLLIKVGTDGYAPFQVTLGRLVFGTAVLVATMAVKRERLPRGARLWGHMAVAAFLLNALPFSLFAYSELTIPSTLAGICNATSPLWGMALSLVALSEDRPSRVRVAGLGLGFLGVLTVLGAWQGFHGLDGRGTALALLASLSYPVGWIYVRRTLAGTGNSHLSMTGGQLLLATVQLAVVTPLFTGVPEHFAPVPLLAVAALGALGTGLAVLIQYGLVAEVGPTTAQMVTYFIPVIATAAGVAILGESLRWTTPVGAVIVLAGAALTQVRGKSG, encoded by the coding sequence ATGAGCACGATCAGCGCGTCCTCCCGCACCCGATCCCGAACCCGGCCCGAGTCCCCCGCGCCCGGCGGCGCCCGCGCCCGCCTGGACTGGCGGCTGCGCTTCGGCCTGCTGTCCCTGATCTGGGGCTTCAGCTTCCTGCTGATCAAGGTGGGGACCGACGGGTACGCGCCGTTCCAGGTCACGCTGGGCCGGCTGGTGTTCGGCACGGCGGTGCTGGTGGCGACGATGGCCGTGAAGCGGGAGCGGCTTCCGCGCGGGGCCCGGCTGTGGGGACACATGGCGGTCGCCGCGTTCCTGCTGAACGCGCTGCCGTTCTCCCTCTTCGCCTACTCCGAGCTGACCATCCCCTCCACCCTGGCCGGCATCTGCAACGCCACCTCCCCTCTGTGGGGCATGGCCCTGTCCCTGGTCGCGCTGTCCGAGGACCGGCCGTCCCGGGTGCGGGTGGCCGGGCTGGGGCTGGGGTTCCTGGGCGTGCTGACCGTGCTCGGCGCCTGGCAGGGCTTCCACGGGCTGGACGGCCGGGGCACGGCGCTGGCGCTGCTGGCGTCGCTGAGCTATCCGGTGGGGTGGATCTACGTCCGGCGGACGCTGGCCGGCACGGGCAACTCCCATCTGTCCATGACCGGCGGGCAGCTGCTGCTGGCCACGGTCCAGCTGGCGGTGGTGACGCCCCTGTTCACCGGCGTGCCCGAGCACTTCGCGCCGGTCCCGCTGCTGGCCGTCGCGGCGCTGGGGGCGCTGGGCACGGGGCTGGCGGTGCTGATCCAGTACGGCCTGGTCGCCGAGGTCGGGCCCACCACCGCCCAGATGGTCACGTACTTCATCCCCGTCATCGCCACGGCCGCGGGGGTCGCGATCCTCGGGGAGTCGCTGCGGTGGACGACACCGGTGGGCGCGGTGATCGTCCTGGCGGGCGCGGCACTGACCCAGGTGCGGGGGAAGAGCGGGTGA
- a CDS encoding aminotransferase class I/II-fold pyridoxal phosphate-dependent enzyme, translating into MLGEYRIEGRGAAEIAASVEQAVGSGGLRPGQLLPPMRELAARLGVNANTVAAAYRILRERGVIETAGRRGSRVRPKPATTGREELRVEVPPGGRDLSTGNPDPALLPRLAPALAAAAEQGDRRPVRYGDDPVDPDLARLARAELDADGVPAGPLTVTSGSLDAVERVLTAHLRPGDTVAVEDPGWGGLLDLVPALGLHTAPVGVDDDGPRPQDLRRALESGARALIVTDRAQNPTGASVTATRARALRAVLREHPGTLLIEDDHGHGIVDLPLRPLAGVTRHWAFVRSAAKAYGPDLRLAVLAGDPVTVDRLRGRQRLGPGWVSLLLQRAVAHLWAHGAIDRAAVARSYGARRDALVGALADRGVTAHGRSGMNVWVPVPDETGAIARLLQSGWAVAPGARFRLASPQAVRITVSPLAEQDIGALADAVAAAVRPSPARVYG; encoded by the coding sequence GTGCTAGGAGAGTATCGGATCGAAGGACGTGGCGCAGCCGAGATCGCGGCCAGCGTCGAACAGGCGGTCGGGTCGGGCGGGCTTCGGCCGGGACAACTCCTGCCGCCCATGCGGGAGTTGGCGGCCCGCCTGGGCGTGAACGCCAACACGGTCGCCGCCGCGTACCGCATCCTGCGCGAACGGGGGGTGATCGAGACGGCCGGCCGCCGCGGCAGCCGCGTCCGTCCCAAGCCGGCCACCACCGGCCGCGAGGAACTGCGCGTCGAGGTGCCCCCCGGCGGCCGCGACCTGTCCACGGGCAACCCCGACCCGGCCCTGCTGCCCCGCCTGGCGCCGGCCCTCGCCGCGGCGGCCGAGCAGGGCGACCGGCGGCCCGTCCGTTACGGCGACGACCCCGTGGACCCGGACCTCGCCCGCCTCGCCCGGGCCGAACTCGACGCCGACGGCGTCCCCGCGGGCCCGCTCACCGTGACCTCCGGCTCCCTCGACGCCGTCGAACGCGTCCTCACCGCGCACCTCAGACCCGGCGACACCGTCGCCGTCGAGGACCCCGGCTGGGGCGGCCTCCTCGACCTCGTCCCCGCGCTCGGCCTGCACACGGCCCCGGTCGGTGTGGACGACGACGGCCCGCGCCCGCAGGACCTGCGCCGCGCCCTGGAGTCCGGAGCCCGCGCGCTGATCGTCACCGACCGGGCGCAGAACCCGACCGGCGCCTCGGTGACCGCCACGCGCGCGCGGGCCCTGCGCGCGGTGCTGCGCGAGCATCCGGGCACCCTGCTCATCGAGGACGACCACGGCCACGGCATCGTCGACCTGCCGCTGCGCCCTCTGGCGGGCGTCACCCGGCACTGGGCCTTCGTCCGCTCCGCCGCCAAGGCCTACGGCCCCGACCTGCGCCTCGCCGTCCTCGCCGGCGACCCCGTCACCGTCGACCGGCTCCGCGGCCGCCAGCGCCTGGGCCCCGGCTGGGTGAGCCTGCTGCTGCAACGGGCCGTGGCCCATCTGTGGGCGCACGGCGCGATCGACCGGGCGGCGGTGGCCCGGTCCTACGGCGCCCGGCGGGACGCCCTGGTCGGCGCGCTGGCGGACCGCGGCGTCACCGCCCACGGCCGCAGCGGCATGAACGTCTGGGTGCCGGTCCCCGACGAGACGGGTGCCATCGCCCGCCTGCTCCAGAGCGGCTGGGCCGTGGCCCCGGGCGCCCGCTTCCGCCTGGCCTCCCCGCAGGCCGTGCGCATCACGGTCTCACCGCTCGCCGAGCAGGACATCGGCGCGCTGGCCGACGCGGTGGCGGCGGCCGTACGCCCCTCTCCGGCCCGCGTCTACGGCTGA
- a CDS encoding Rieske (2Fe-2S) protein: MSSASLHPTAGPGRRAVMAAAGAAGLAAALTACGSDDGSSDAGSAAGAAPAGGGTALARTADIPEGGGKIFEDQGVVVTQPAAGTYKAFSVKCPHQGCAVSSVADGMIVCPCHGSEFSVADGSVRKGPATRGLPAARITVAGDEITLA; the protein is encoded by the coding sequence ATGTCCAGCGCCTCGCTCCACCCCACCGCCGGTCCGGGCCGTCGTGCCGTCATGGCGGCGGCCGGAGCGGCGGGGCTCGCCGCCGCGCTGACCGCCTGCGGTTCGGACGACGGCTCGTCCGACGCCGGGTCCGCCGCCGGGGCCGCGCCGGCCGGCGGTGGCACCGCGCTCGCCAGGACCGCCGACATCCCCGAGGGCGGCGGGAAGATCTTCGAGGACCAGGGTGTCGTGGTCACCCAGCCGGCGGCGGGCACCTACAAGGCGTTCTCCGTGAAGTGCCCCCACCAGGGCTGCGCGGTAAGCAGCGTGGCAGACGGCATGATCGTCTGCCCGTGCCACGGCAGCGAGTTCTCCGTGGCGGACGGCAGCGTGCGGAAGGGACCCGCGACACGGGGGCTGCCCGCCGCGCGGATCACCGTCGCCGGCGACGAGATCACGCTGGCCTGA
- a CDS encoding pyridoxamine 5'-phosphate oxidase family protein produces the protein MQGTTGETRPAAYSPTGRTVPTRSAERASYDKELVHAILDEGYVCHLGFVRDGAPVVLPTLYGRVGERLYVHGSTGSRPLRMTGQADPGLPVCLTVTHVDGLVLARSAFHHSVNYRSVVVHGIAHEVTDPEERRLALDALVDHVVPGRSADSRPANKKELAATAVIRLDLQEVSAKVRTGDANDEPEDLSLPHWAGVVPLRKGYETPVPNGDLAPGIGLPDYLTAR, from the coding sequence ATGCAGGGCACCACCGGGGAAACACGGCCCGCCGCCTACTCGCCGACCGGCCGGACCGTGCCGACGCGCTCCGCGGAGCGTGCGTCGTACGACAAGGAGCTGGTGCACGCGATCCTGGACGAGGGGTACGTGTGCCACCTCGGCTTCGTCCGGGACGGCGCCCCGGTGGTGCTGCCGACGCTGTACGGCCGGGTCGGCGAGCGGCTCTACGTCCACGGCTCGACCGGCTCCCGGCCGCTGCGGATGACCGGCCAGGCCGACCCGGGCCTGCCGGTGTGCCTGACGGTCACCCACGTCGACGGCCTGGTGCTGGCCCGCTCCGCCTTCCACCACTCCGTCAACTACCGCTCGGTCGTGGTGCACGGCATCGCGCACGAGGTCACCGACCCGGAGGAGCGGCGGCTGGCCCTGGACGCGCTGGTCGACCACGTCGTACCGGGCCGGTCCGCCGACTCCCGGCCCGCGAACAAGAAGGAGCTGGCCGCCACCGCCGTGATCCGCCTGGACCTTCAGGAGGTCTCGGCCAAGGTCCGCACCGGCGACGCCAACGACGAGCCCGAGGACCTCTCGCTGCCGCACTGGGCCGGCGTCGTCCCGCTCCGCAAGGGCTACGAGACCCCCGTCCCCAACGGCGACCTGGCCCCCGGCATCGGCCTTCCGGACTATCTGACGGCGCGGTAG
- a CDS encoding LysR family transcriptional regulator, giving the protein MLNLERLRTLDALARHGSVSAAADALHVTTSAVSQQLGKLEREIGQRLLARNGRGVRLTDAGRLLSEHAARILSQVELAESDLEAHRGQVVGELRLSAFPTAARGLFPAALGALRTEHPGLRVRSSELEPEQGIAGVVRGDLDLAVVLDWYNKPMPVPDGLVKAPLLDDPADVAMPVGHRLADRDEVDLTEFAEDEWITWGEGEFCHEWLMFTLRSKGVEPIVGHRAGETHTQLGLVAAGLGVCIAPLLGRHPVPEGVVLVPLRQRVRRHVYVIWRADADRRPSIRAAVEALRTAARRLG; this is encoded by the coding sequence ATGTTGAACCTTGAGCGCCTGCGTACCCTGGACGCGCTGGCCCGCCACGGCTCGGTCAGCGCCGCCGCGGACGCCCTGCATGTCACCACGTCCGCGGTCTCCCAGCAGCTGGGCAAGCTGGAGCGGGAGATCGGCCAGCGGCTGCTCGCCAGGAACGGCCGGGGCGTGCGGCTCACGGACGCCGGCCGGCTGCTGTCGGAGCACGCGGCGCGCATCCTGTCCCAGGTCGAGCTGGCCGAGTCCGACCTGGAGGCGCACCGGGGCCAGGTCGTCGGCGAACTCAGGCTGTCCGCGTTCCCGACCGCCGCCCGCGGACTGTTCCCCGCCGCGCTGGGCGCGCTGCGCACCGAGCACCCGGGGCTGCGGGTGCGCTCCAGCGAGCTGGAACCGGAGCAGGGCATCGCCGGGGTCGTCCGCGGCGATCTCGACCTCGCGGTGGTCCTGGACTGGTACAACAAGCCGATGCCCGTCCCCGACGGCCTGGTCAAGGCGCCCCTGCTGGACGACCCCGCCGACGTCGCCATGCCCGTCGGGCACCGGCTCGCGGACCGGGACGAGGTGGACCTGACCGAGTTCGCCGAGGACGAGTGGATCACCTGGGGCGAGGGCGAGTTCTGCCACGAGTGGCTGATGTTCACCCTGCGCTCCAAGGGCGTCGAGCCGATCGTCGGCCACCGCGCCGGTGAGACCCACACCCAGCTCGGGCTGGTGGCGGCCGGGCTGGGCGTGTGCATAGCGCCGCTGCTGGGCCGGCACCCGGTGCCCGAGGGCGTGGTCCTGGTGCCGCTCCGGCAGCGCGTGCGCCGCCATGTGTACGTGATCTGGCGGGCGGACGCCGACCGACGGCCCTCGATCCGCGCCGCGGTGGAGGCCCTGCGGACGGCCGCGCGGCGGCTCGGTTGA
- a CDS encoding ABC transporter substrate-binding protein — MFNRNRCLRKVAAIVSLSLVAGCGLLSDDDPGEQGPIVVGTTSAPSTLDPAGAWDGSWELYRNIFQTLLAYPNGATTPQPDAARACAFTDSTSRTYHCELRAGLKFADGDPLTAEAVRHSIDRIRTIAAPGGPAGLLGSLDRVETSGDRDIVFHLDKPDATFPFVLATPAMSIVDPDDYPAHSLREGTDVHGSGPYRLRSYEEGKQAVLVRNDHYQGFAKRQNDAVTIRYFKDSAGMVEALRDKRIDVTYRGLAADDIVALQERDDEHLQLVDGAGTDISYLVFNPEDPWAGRTAVRKAVAQLVDRGAIAHKVYKDTVDPLYSMVPKGLTGHATGFFDDFGDPSVPKARRILSDAGITRRVPLTLWYTTDRYGSETARMFRELKRQLDGSGLFAVTLRSRPWNTYVTGFQNQEYPVFGRGWFPDFPDADNFIAPFVGEHNALGTPYPAKEITGRLLPHARAESDRAETVKDMEAAQQIMVDDARLLPLWQGRQFVAASVDISGGEQALDPSTIMTMWVLHRKTSW, encoded by the coding sequence GTGTTCAACCGGAACCGATGCCTGCGCAAGGTCGCGGCGATCGTGTCCCTGTCGCTGGTCGCCGGCTGCGGCCTGCTGTCCGACGACGACCCCGGCGAGCAGGGTCCGATCGTCGTGGGCACCACCAGCGCCCCGAGCACGCTGGACCCCGCCGGAGCCTGGGACGGCTCCTGGGAGCTGTACCGCAACATCTTCCAGACCCTCCTCGCCTACCCGAACGGCGCCACCACCCCTCAGCCCGACGCCGCCCGGGCCTGCGCCTTCACCGACTCCACCAGCCGCACCTACCACTGCGAGCTGCGCGCCGGCCTGAAGTTCGCCGACGGCGACCCGCTGACCGCCGAGGCCGTCCGGCACTCCATCGACCGCATCCGCACCATCGCCGCCCCCGGCGGCCCCGCCGGGCTGCTCGGCAGCCTTGACCGGGTGGAGACCTCCGGCGACCGGGACATCGTCTTCCACCTCGACAAGCCCGACGCCACCTTCCCCTTCGTGCTGGCCACCCCGGCCATGTCCATCGTCGACCCGGACGACTATCCGGCCCACTCCCTGCGCGAGGGCACCGACGTGCACGGCTCCGGGCCGTACCGGCTCCGGTCCTACGAGGAGGGCAAGCAGGCCGTCCTGGTCCGCAACGACCACTACCAGGGCTTCGCCAAGCGGCAGAACGACGCGGTGACCATCCGCTACTTCAAGGACTCCGCCGGCATGGTCGAGGCGCTGCGCGACAAGCGCATCGACGTCACCTACCGCGGCCTCGCCGCCGACGACATCGTCGCCCTCCAGGAGCGCGACGACGAGCACCTGCAACTCGTCGACGGCGCCGGCACCGACATCAGCTACCTGGTGTTCAACCCCGAGGACCCCTGGGCCGGACGGACCGCCGTCCGCAAGGCCGTGGCCCAGCTCGTGGACCGGGGCGCGATCGCGCACAAGGTGTACAAGGACACCGTCGACCCGCTGTACTCGATGGTCCCCAAGGGCCTGACCGGCCACGCCACCGGTTTCTTCGACGACTTCGGCGACCCCAGCGTGCCCAAGGCCCGCAGAATCCTCTCCGACGCCGGCATCACCCGGCGCGTCCCGCTCACCCTCTGGTACACCACCGACCGCTACGGCTCCGAGACGGCCCGCATGTTCCGGGAGCTGAAGCGGCAGCTGGACGGCTCCGGCCTGTTCGCCGTCACCCTCAGAAGCCGCCCCTGGAACACCTATGTGACCGGCTTCCAGAACCAGGAGTACCCGGTGTTCGGGCGCGGCTGGTTCCCGGACTTCCCCGACGCGGACAACTTCATCGCCCCGTTCGTCGGCGAGCACAACGCGCTCGGCACGCCCTATCCGGCCAAGGAGATCACCGGCCGGCTGCTGCCCCACGCGCGCGCGGAGAGCGACCGCGCCGAGACCGTCAAGGACATGGAGGCCGCGCAGCAGATCATGGTGGACGACGCCCGGCTGCTCCCGCTGTGGCAGGGACGGCAGTTCGTGGCGGCCAGCGTCGACATCTCCGGCGGCGAGCAGGCCCTGGACCCGTCGACGATCATGACGATGTGGGTGCTGCACCGCAAGACCAGCTGGTGA
- a CDS encoding pyridoxamine 5'-phosphate oxidase family protein: MSVTEQRRGRRIMMTPAELDEFLGTQRTCRVATVSADGMPHVSALWFAWDGTSLWLYSVVRSRRWAQLRRDPRVAVVVDSGEEYDELRGAELSGRVEFVGEVPRRGELCAELDTAETLFARKNLGLDEMPHDGRHAWARLTPEKIVSWDFRKLGGA, translated from the coding sequence ATGTCCGTCACCGAGCAGCGCCGGGGCCGGAGGATCATGATGACGCCGGCCGAACTGGACGAGTTCCTCGGGACCCAGCGCACCTGCCGGGTCGCGACCGTCTCGGCCGACGGTATGCCGCATGTCAGCGCGCTGTGGTTCGCCTGGGACGGCACGTCGCTGTGGCTGTACTCCGTGGTGCGCAGCCGGCGCTGGGCACAGCTGCGCCGCGATCCCCGGGTGGCCGTCGTGGTGGACTCCGGGGAGGAGTACGACGAGCTGCGGGGGGCGGAGCTGTCCGGCCGGGTGGAGTTCGTGGGCGAGGTGCCGCGCCGGGGTGAGCTGTGCGCCGAACTGGACACGGCCGAGACGCTGTTCGCGCGCAAGAACCTCGGCCTGGACGAGATGCCCCACGACGGCCGCCACGCGTGGGCCCGGCTGACCCCGGAGAAGATCGTGTCCTGGGACTTCCGGAAGCTGGGCGGGGCGTAG
- a CDS encoding DMT family transporter — protein MSNNSSGLPVGRGLLYLVITGAAWGTAGAAGSLVYRTSDLGAFALSFWRCALGLAFLLAGRPLRPRARRTAPAAPPRGRAVTVLATGLGLAVFQTAYFAAVASTGLAVATVVTLGAGPVLIALGARLLLGERLGTGGAVAVAGALAGLAVLTFGGSAATVRPAGVLLAVISAAGYGAMTLLTRWRGRDGGAGTAGTTAGAFAVTSLCLLPFAAHEGLLPHTAHPARLLCLLLYIAAVPTALAYAFYFAGAAVVRSATVSVIMLLEPVTAAVLAVLLLGERLTAATAAGTLLMLGAVTGLAVSEARASGRTEPASA, from the coding sequence TTGTCGAACAATTCCTCCGGCCTGCCCGTCGGGCGTGGCCTGCTCTATCTGGTCATCACCGGTGCCGCCTGGGGCACCGCGGGTGCCGCCGGCTCGCTGGTCTACCGGACCAGCGACCTGGGCGCCTTCGCCCTCTCCTTCTGGCGCTGCGCGCTCGGACTCGCCTTCCTGCTGGCCGGCCGCCCGCTGCGCCCGCGCGCCCGCCGCACGGCCCCGGCCGCGCCGCCGCGCGGCCGGGCGGTGACGGTGCTCGCCACGGGACTCGGTCTCGCCGTGTTCCAGACCGCCTATTTCGCGGCGGTGGCGTCGACCGGGCTGGCCGTCGCCACTGTCGTGACCCTCGGCGCGGGCCCCGTGCTGATAGCGCTCGGCGCCCGGCTCCTGCTCGGCGAGCGACTCGGTACGGGCGGCGCCGTGGCCGTCGCGGGTGCGCTCGCCGGGCTGGCCGTGCTCACCTTCGGCGGCTCTGCCGCGACCGTCCGTCCGGCCGGTGTGCTGCTGGCCGTGATCTCGGCGGCGGGCTACGGCGCCATGACCCTGCTCACCCGGTGGCGCGGGCGGGACGGCGGCGCCGGCACCGCCGGTACGACGGCGGGCGCCTTCGCCGTGACCAGCCTGTGCCTGCTGCCGTTCGCCGCCCACGAGGGGCTGCTCCCGCACACCGCCCATCCGGCCCGGCTGCTGTGCCTGCTGCTCTACATCGCCGCCGTGCCCACGGCCCTGGCGTACGCGTTCTACTTCGCGGGCGCCGCGGTCGTCCGGTCCGCCACCGTCTCCGTGATCATGCTGCTGGAGCCGGTGACCGCGGCCGTGCTCGCCGTCCTGCTGCTCGGCGAGCGGCTCACGGCGGCCACGGCGGCCGGCACCCTGCTGATGCTCGGCGCCGTCACGGGCCTGGCCGTGAGCGAGGCCCGTGCCTCCGGCCGCACGGAGCCGGCGTCGGCGTGA